The following coding sequences lie in one Benincasa hispida cultivar B227 chromosome 6, ASM972705v1, whole genome shotgun sequence genomic window:
- the LOC120080197 gene encoding LOB domain-containing protein 25-like, which yields MASSSYSNSPCAACKFLRRKCLADCIFAPYFPPEEPTKFANVHKIFGASNVSKLLNEVQPHQREDAVNSLAYEAEARMKDPVYGCVGAISVLQRQVIRLQKELDATNADLVRYASGGARPPSQFGRRAATASITRHHSGLSFLSPLSSNDHDASYCHDKEEGN from the coding sequence atggCGTCTTCAAGCTATTCAAACTCACCATGTGCAGCATGCAAATTCCTAAGAAGAAAATGCTTAGCAGATTGCATATTTGCACCCTACTTTCCCCCTGAAGAGCCAACCAAATTTGCCAATGTTCACAAGATCTTTGGAGCCAGCAATGTGAGCAAGCTTCTGAATGAGGTCCAGCCCCATCAGCGCGAGGATGCCGTAAATTCTCTAGCTTATGAGGCCGAGGCTCGCATGAAAGACCCTGTCTACGGTTGCGTCGGGGCCATCTCCGTTCTCCAGCGACAAGTCATTCGCTTGCAGAAGGAGCTCGATGCTACAAATGCTGATTTAGTCCGATACGCTAGCGGGGGCGCCCGTCCGCCCTCCCAATTTGGAAGGAGGGCAGCAACCGCCTCCATCACTCGCCATCATTCTGGTCTgtcttttctttctcccttgAGTAGTAATGATCATGATGCTTCTTATTGCCATGATAAAGAGGAAggcaattga